The Miscanthus floridulus cultivar M001 chromosome 7, ASM1932011v1, whole genome shotgun sequence genome includes a region encoding these proteins:
- the LOC136467250 gene encoding transcription factor GTE8-like, which yields MVVNAEQICDPLAPGHMTPTVLMEFGQQRPIKRGYEEMAFRGVAAAASRGYAETVGESEVAAGSPVRVDSEDSSSPKRKCISLNSDGFDVKREIFVPSKMSSSERRYLRKRFRAELDSVRDLLKKPEFAAPVPLSRAPALSSSAAPRAKKPQKSQRGVTNVIRGAKGRFLPTKPRPEPSTVLSEAAVFKQCEAILKKLMTQKYSHIFNVPVDVVKLQIPDYFDIVKTPMDLGTVQKKLESGLYTSPSDFAADVRLTFNNAMVYNPKGHAVHDMAIQLNKMFESRWRPIEKKLASAATEKHVEVDRADSKRRKTPPVDRSDVSTEGVRQTEPEKPKMTAEEREAFGNCLASISDELPPHIFELLQQCIDINTDMPGDGEIEIDIQAVSDDMLFELKKHVDKYLQEKEQSQQVKSEPSENEAVNVSGLSHSSTNPCKGGEPIEEDVDICGNASPIMLDKDAQIRSSKCGSPSSSSSDSESSSSDSDSGSDSESESEKVGSPGKLAKGTKKPDQLVEQEKSDVISPADANRPADIVGLHGEDSESKPAPVGENSKPDTQASPDRLLRAALLRSRYADVIVKARGILSQGGDKQEELEKLQKEEKARLLAEGNAAMEARRAEAEAEAKRKRDFEREKARQALQEMERTVEINDNLHLKDLEMLGTVTTEHIVSSVDETSPERSQDGMAGYHPGSVNPLEQLGLFIKADDEEDDEEPSSVPSIKEAEEGEIH from the exons TAAAACGGGGATATGAGGAAATGGCTTTCAGGGGCGTGGCGGCAGCCGCGTCCCGTGGTTATGCAGAGACTGTCGGCGAGTCGGAAGTTGCAGCTGGTAGTCCTGTTCGTGTCGATTCCGAGGACTCTTCGTCACCAAAGCGCAAGTGCATCAGCCTGAACAGCGATGGCTTTGATGTGAAGCGGGAGATCTTTGTGCCGTCCAAGATGTCGTCATCTGAACGGCGGTATCTTCGGAAGAGATTCCGGGCAGAGCTTGATTCCGTGCGGGATCTCCTCAAGAAGCCAGAGTTTGCAGCCCCTGTTCCTCTCAGTCGGGCACCTGCCTTGTCATCCTCAGCTGCCCCTCGAGCCAAGAAGCCACAGAAGTCTCAGCGTGGTGTGACCAATGTTATCCGTGGTGCAAAGGGACGGTTCTTGCCTACAAAACCCCGACCTGAACCTTCTACGGTGTTATCTGAAGCTGCAGTGTTTAAGCAGTGTGAAGCTATTTTGAAGAAGCTTATGACTCAGAAATATAGTCATATATTCAATGTTCCAGTTGATGTAGTCAAGCTGCAAATTCCTGATTATTTTGATATTGTCAAGACCCCAATGGATCTTGGTACTGTCCAGAAGAAGCTCGAATCTGGCTTGTACACAAGTCCATCAGATTTTGCTGCTGATGTCAGGCTGACCTTTAACAATGCTATGGTTTATAATCCTAAGGGGCATGCTGTGCATGACATGGCCATCCAGCTGAACAAGATGTTTGAGAGTCGATGGAGACCAATTGAGAAGAAGTTGGCTTCTGCTGCCACTGAGAAACATGTTGAGGTTGACAGGGCTGActcgaagaggaggaagacgccTCCTGTGGACCGCAGTGATGTGTCAACGGAAGGTGTACGGCAGACAGAGCCTGAAAAACCAAAGATGACAGCTGAAGAGAGAGAAGCCTTTGGGAACTGCTTGGCTTCTATATCTGATGAGTTACCTCCTCACATCTTTGAACTGCTGCAACAATGCATTGACATCAATACAGATATGCCTGGTGACGGAGAGATAGAGATTGACATCCAAGCTGTCAGTGATGACATGCTATTTGAGCTGAAGAAACATGTCGACAAGTACTTGCAAGAGAAAGAGCAGAGCCAGCAGGTGAAATCTGAGCCTTCTGAGAATGAAGCTGTAAATGTATCTGGCCTTAGCCACTCGTCTACAAATCCTTGCAAAG GTGGTGAGCCTATCGAGGAGGATGTGGATATCTGTGGCAATGCCTCCCCTATCATGTTAGACAAAGATGCACAAATCAGGAGTAGCAAGTGCGGTAGTCCAAGTAGTTCCAGCAGCGACTCTGAATCATCTTCTAGCG ATTCTGACTCTGGCAGTGACTCTGAAAGTGAATCAGAAAAAGTTGGCAGCCCTGGAAAGCTTGCGAAG GGGACTAAGAAACCTGACCAGCTGGTGGAGCAAGAAAAGAGTGATGTTATTAGCCCAGCTGATGCCAACC GTCCTGCTGATATTGTGGGACTCCATGGGGAGGACAGTGAGTCAAAGCCTGCACCAGTGG GGGAAAACTCAAAACCCGATACACAAGCCTCACCGGACAGGCTATTGCGAGCAGCTCTTTTGAGGAGCCGTTATGCAGATGTGATTGTCAAAGCTCGCGGCATTCTTAGTCAG GGTGGAGACAAACAGGAGGAACTGGAAAAACTCCAGAAGGAAG AGAAAGCACGGCTGTTGGCTGAAGGTAATGCGGCCATGGAGGCTCGTAGAGCCGAAGCTGAAGCTGAAGCCAAGCGTAAACGGGATTTTGAGAGGGAGAAGGCTCGTCAGGCCCTACAGGAG ATGGAGAGAACTGTAGAAATTAATGATAACCTCCATCTCAAGGATTTGGAAATGCTTGGAACAGTCACAACAGAGCATATTGTAAGCTCTGTTGATGAGACTAGTCCAGAGCGCTCTCAGGATGGCATGGCCGGCTATCATCCAGGATCTGTCAATCCTTTGGAGCAACTTGGACTGTTCATAAAGGCagatgatgaggaagatgatgaaGAACCGAGCAGTGTTCCCAGCAttaaagaagcagaggaaggagagATCCACTGA